One Leishmania braziliensis MHOM/BR/75/M2904 complete genome, chromosome 3 DNA segment encodes these proteins:
- a CDS encoding putative elongation initiation factor 2 alpha subunit translates to MASYSVTDSPETVDYKTKCCCETTDHVYYDVPKEYFRLNQSLARRKLLLTEPFSVPVDSKTLDHLLVLLEKATILSAQVVEGETKGSNNERPEWMRDLNKRQQKFVCGCLGITSWDGKDIPFYVETMPKINDVVWVKITQVNDTSAVVQLLEYGKREGIIPYTEVTRRRVRSMGKLIKVGRTEPAQVIRIDTDKGYIDLSKKLVTPNEAKACEAHFRQGNEVRSIVCHVAEQCDIPPMDAMEMIAYPLYQREPGKHAWTWLYELNQTEDVERILGPLKLDKVVSDCLMSTLKNAMRLKVLTLFAEVEITCFACDGVEAIREVLILGRNYGEGSEPQIHLSVNIIGPPKYGIRARTDMKEEGIQRMKEAIDAMTAEIKKRGGQLKVVTAPQPHGDADDGKKGFDAEDDDDEDAD, encoded by the coding sequence ATGGCCTCTTACAGCGTCACGGATAGTCCCGAAACTGTGGACTACAAAACAAAATGTTGCTGCGAAACGACGGACCATGTGTACTATGATGTTCCAAAAGAGTACTTTCGCCTCAACCAGAGCCTGGCTCGGCGTAAGCTTCTTTTGACAGAGCCGTTTTCAGTCCCGGTTGACAGCAAAACACTTGATCATTTACTCGTACTCCTCGAGAAGGCAACGATCCTGTCTGCGCAGGtcgtggagggagagacaaaAGGTAGCAACAACGAGCGTCCGGAGTGGATGCGTGATCTGAACAAACGTCAGCAGAAGTTTGTCTGTGGGTGCCTTGGTATCACCTCGTGGGATGGCAAGGATATCCCGTTCTACGTGGAAACCATGCCCAAAATCAACGATGTCGTGTGGGTGAAGATCACTCAGGTCAATGACACCTCTGCCGtagtgcagctgctcgagtACGGCAAACGTGAAGGTATTATTCCGTACACGGAGGTGACTAGGCGCCGCGTCCGCTCGATGGGCAAGCTGATTAAGGTAGGTCGTACCGAGCCCGCGCAGGTAATCCGTATCGATACGGACAAGGGCTACATCGACTTGTCGAAGAAACTGGTGACGCCTAACGAGGCTAAGGCATGCGAGGCACACTTCCGCCAAGGAAATGAAGTTCGCTCTATTGTTTGTCACGTGGCTGAGCAGTGTGATATTCCGCCCATGGATGCAATGGAAATGATCGCTTATCCTCTGTATCAACGGGAGCCTGGAAAGCACGCGTGGACGTGGCTTTACGAGCTCAACCAAACGGAAGACGTTGAGCGTATTCTCGGCCCCCTGAAGCTGGATAAAGTGGTGTCGGACTGTCTGATGTCTACACTAAAGAACGCAATGCGCCTGAAGGTTTTGACACTGTTTGCAGAAGTGGAGATCACCTGCTTTGCATGTGATGGCGTGGAGGCGATTCGCGAGGTTCTCATCCTCGGTCGCAACTACGGTGAAGGCAGCGAGCCCCAGATTCACCTCTCCGTTAATATTATTGGCCCTCCCAAGTACGGAATTCGTGCGCGCACCGacatgaaggaggagggcattCAGCGGATGAAGGAAGCCATTGATGCTATGACGGCAGAAATTAAGAAGCGAGGTGGTCAGCTAAAGGTGGTGACAGCTCCGCAGCCTCACGGCGACGCAGACGATGGCAAGAAGGGCTTTGATGCGGAGGACGATGATGATGAGGATGCTGACTAA
- a CDS encoding putative peter pan protein, producing the protein MGRSAKVNTAMPGKLDTTEADKKTPKSIIIYRGEVGVHVRSLMQEWRNVFLPWSSKKLHGKNKSLKDFLAVAATFSASHLQLFTAPSQGTSLRIMRFFNGPTLSFRVLSFTLHKEIVAKQRRPVSVDRAAWEVAPIVVLNNFTHPDLAHHAEVPLLTATFKALFPSLNVQTIQNCEIQRVCLFHYDHVEHVVEVRHYYVNARTVGVTKTVKKLLESRRPTKLGTLESIDEVLDQEDAWSDTDGEGEEVPLVQPFRQHREQCRVKLQEIGPRMTLQLNKVENGFAGGEVIYHRTEKKTLREVQVNASKVRARKTEKAKRRALQDENVQRKRQQREDKLERKRQRREMAAVAQQANPFEVAGGDSDGYAAGNEE; encoded by the coding sequence ATGGGCAGGTCAGCAAAGGTCAACACGGCGATGCCAGGCAAGCTGGACACAACCGAGGCGGACAAGAAAACCCCCAAGTCCATTATCATCTACCGTGGCGAGGTAGGCGTTCACGTGCGCTCGCTGATGCAGGAGTGGCGCAACGTATTTCTCCCGTGGAGCAGTAAAAAGCTGCACGGCAAGAACAAGTCGCTGAAGGATTTCCTCGCAGTCGCGGCCACCTTCAGTGCCTCGCACCTGCAGCTGTTTACCGCCCCATCGCAGGGGACGTCGCTGCGCATCATGCGCTTCTTCAATGGCCCCACACTGTCGTTTCGCGTCTTGAGCTTCACCCTTCACAAGGAAATTGTCGCTAAGCAACGCCGTCCCGTATCGGTCGACCGGGCTGCGTGGGAGGTGGCGCCGATTGTCGTACTCAACAACTTCACACACCCCGACCTGGCACACCACGcggaggtgccgctgctgacggcCACGTTCAAGGcgctctttccctcactGAATGTGCAGACGATTCAGAACTGCGAAATTCAGCGCGTCTGTCTTTTCCACTACGACCACGTCGAGCACGTTGTGGAGGTGCGGCACTACTACGTGAACGCACGCACCGTCGGTGTCACCAAGACAGTGAAGAAGCTCTTAGAAAGCCGCCGCCCCACCAAGCTCGGTACGCTGGAGAGCATCGATGAGGTGCTAGACCAAGAGGACGCCTGGTCAGACACGGatggtgagggagaggaagtgcCGCTTGTGCAGCCCTTCCGCCAGCATCGAGAGCAGTGCCGCGtgaagctgcaggagatcggcCCGCGCATGACGCTGCAGCTAAACAAAGTGGAAAACGGCTTTGCCGGCGGCGAGGTCATCTACCACCGCACCGAGAAGAAGACGCTTCGCGAGGTGCAGGTGAACGCGTCGAAGGTGCGCGCACGCAagacggagaaggcgaagcgACGCGCCCTACAGGATGAAAATGTGCAGCgcaagcgccagcagcgtgaAGATAAGCTCGAGCGCAAGCGCCAACGTCGCGAGATGGCCGCGGTAGCGCAACAAGCGAACCCGTTCGAGGTAGCAGGTGGGGACAGTGACGGGTATGCTGCGGGAAACGAAGAATGA
- a CDS encoding putative inorganic pyrophosphatase, protein MATAVHTYAPPPPIPSLPFLPLTYDSFIYRPPKTSAQAQAHVLFLLLAAHLTQMLSRSLRLLSSKAAASTAALPVYNTTEDGSADSKAWRLFFKDGLTDAVVSAWHNLPLYPGTTADPRVFTYVAEIPKGTRAKLELSKEEPHNPIKQDIFKSKEGQPLRYFRYGNMPFNYGFLPCTWEDPMHIDPHTKCIGDGDPVDVVHLGPPHRVGTYEPVRILGVLGLIDQGETDWKIIVESASVTAGEGYGTLAKVPQELQATIIDWFENYKVPDGKKKNEFAFSKEIKDAEMALSIVAQCASQYDALMKGKCANPGYWLREATGSG, encoded by the coding sequence ATGGCCACTGCGGTGCACACGTatgctccccccccccccattccctccctccctttcctccctctcacgTACGACTCATTCATCTACAGACCGCCAAAAACAtccgcacaggcacaggcgcacGTCCTGTTTCTCCTCTTAGCAGCGCATCTTACGCAGATGCTGAGCCGGTCGCTGAGGCTCCTTAGCAGCAAGGCGGCAGCCAGCACCGCAGCCCTGCCTGTCTACAACACAACGGAGGACGGTTCTGCCGACAGCAAGGCGTGGCGCCTGTTCTTCAAAGACGGCCTCACAGATGCAGTGGTGTCGGCGTGGCACAACCTGCCCCTGTACCCTGGTACTACTGCCGATCCGCGTGTCTTCACCTACGTGGCGGAGATCCCCAAGGGAACGCGTGCGAAGCTGGAGCTGAGTAAGGAAGAACCGCACAACCCCATCAAGCAGGACATTTTCAAGAGCAAGGAggggcagccgctgcggtaCTTTCGGTATGGCAACATGCCCTTCAACTACGGTTTCCTGCCATGCACCTGGGAGGACCCGATGCACATCGACCCGCACACCAAGTGcatcggcgacggcgacccTGTTGACGTCGTGCACCTAGGTCCACCCCACCGCGTCGGCACCTACGAGCCAGTGCGCATTCTCGGTGTGCTCGGGCTGATTGACCAGGGTGAGACCGACTGGAAAATCATCGTGGAGTCTGCGTCGGTGACAGCGGGCGAAGGCTACGGGACGTTGGCGAAGGTGCCACAGGAATTGCAAGCGACCATCATCGACTGGTTCGAGAACTACAAAGTACCGGACGGCAAGAAGAAGAATGAGTTTGCCTTTAGCAAGGAAATCAAGGACGCCGAGATGGCGCTTAGCATCGTTGCGCAGTGCGCTTCGCAGTACGACGCCTTGATGAAGGGGAAGTGCGCCAACCCGGGCTACTGGCTGCGTGAGGCGACGGGGTCTGGGTAG